One part of the Vanessa atalanta chromosome 4, ilVanAtal1.2, whole genome shotgun sequence genome encodes these proteins:
- the LOC125077596 gene encoding zinc finger matrin-type protein CG9776 isoform X2: MSRDFSRKTYYSRERERDRDRDRDRDRDWNRHDYRFEKRRRSLSRKHSRSPPPRDPRDVDKRRSRSPRKSDKDLLDENILSEISKLPEPSELWDNQLQEGGFSGPPPQAFLQEGNSYASNYQPSYSGIYDDFPPVASMPTAPHPPEMASWNQMSLPPPPAPPVYNVEDQIKKEAAIETEMRHQKAALSKQREDYIKKAGILKKELDTLKDQRSELRGDSKRSPSPDTKRFLKENTKLQLEIQNKLKTINNVVDMLNGIIGEEAQEIHDSDESADRGSKRKSRSPSGKKFNYVYYDPEMHWCRVCNEFPPTAKEYLNHLHSPAHHKMAAAHMEAPWHSVSGVNEGFPSFPAAPTKRTPIRGLQFFVPSTAWYCKLCDQFIGDLHCASAHLKSVTHSKNYTNFVEQNPHWETDWMSDRQKAFEKARGAKGKAEEAPQYAAHTITFSKDGFTTRKLSPRSKSKKSKRKRSSSSDSSSSDSEPKKKKKSKKSKSKYDSDDKLSEWMSSIQVERLNDNDRKLLDNIKTRITLDKLQSAHRSEPRRDREQERRESRSRDERRDESRRREERREERREERREERREDDRDSERRSPPRQESKKPDIRKMPFIGKMPVYKNLSKNSKVDEVKKEEQKKKEDEEVSKKRREEMDAEIQKKVAEFKEKIAKAQLERQQAELAPPMLLPGLPLQHAFLPPHAPPAQPPPPATSAPPPTLPKDFQDALDIIFPSEVKSAEMAQQELFPGLPGLAPPGFPPGLGLGGVMPSFPQLSILGQPPPHMMMGFDMNSPLFQPRPQLYDTHVPIVPSPKQRQNNKNRQNQNKSNQDKKNDNQGKNTATANVNLTPNQAENQNTATTPTALTRMPTPTVSTKNKEELDDLAMLGIDADDVGAGM, encoded by the exons atgtcacgCGATTTTTCACGTAAAACATATTATAGTCGGGAACGAGAGAGAGATCGGGATCGAGATCGCGATCGCGATCGCGATTGGAATCGTCATGATTATCGTTTTGAAAAACGCCGACGATCCTTGTCGAGGAAGCATAGCCGCAGTCCTCCCCCACGAGATCCTAGGGACGTTGATAAACGGAGAAGTCGTTCGCCGAGGAAGAGTGACAAAGACTTGCTCGATGAAAATATACTTAGTGAGATATCGAAATTGCCAGAGCCGAGTGAATTATGGGATAATCAGTTGCAAGAAGGAGGATTCTCCGGACCTCCGCCACAGGCATTCTTACAAGAA GGAAATAGTTATGCCAGCAATTATCAGCCATCATATTCAGGTATATATGATGATTTTCCACCTGTGGCTTCAATGCCAACAGCTCCCCATCCTCCAGAAATGGCATCTTGGAACCAAATGTCACTGCCACCACCACCAGCTCCTCCAGTATATAATGTTGAAGATCAGATTAAAAAAGAAG CGGCCATAGAGACCGAAATGCGTCATCAGAAAGCCGCTCTGTCGAAGCAACGCGAGGATTACATAAAGAAGGCTGGAATTCTCAAAAAGGAACTCGACACGTTGAAGGACCAACGGAGCGAACTGCGCGGGGACTCCAAGCGCTCCCCGAGCCCCGACACGAAAAGATTTCTCAAAGAGAACACCAAACTCCAG TTGGAGATCCAGAACAAACTGAAGACTATCAACAACGTTGTGGATATGTTGAACGGAATCATCGGCGAGGAGGCTCAGGAGATACACGACTCGGACGAGTCCGCTGATCGCGGATCCAAACGCAAATCGAG GTCTCCGTCGGGCAAGAAGTTCAACTATGTGTACTACGACCCGGAGATGCACTGGTGTCGCGTGTGCAACGAGTTCCCGCCGACCGCCAAGGAGTACCTCAACCATCTGCACTCGCCCGCACATCACAA GATGGCTGCGGCGCACATGGAGGCTCCTTGGCACTCCGTGTCGGGCGTCAACGAAGGCTTCCCCAGCTTCCCCGCAGCACCCACCAAGCGGACACCCATCAGAG GCCTGCAGTTCTTCGTGCCGTCGACGGCGTGGTACTGCAAGCTGTGCGACCAGTTCATCGGAGACCTGCACTGCGCCTCCGCCCACCTCAAGTCCGTCACGCACTCCAAGAACTACACC AACTTCGTGGAGCAAAATCCGCACTGGGAGACGGACTGGATGTCGGACCGGCAGAAGGCCTTCGAGAAGGCCCGCGGGGCGAAGGGCAAGGCGGAGGAGGCCCCGCAGTACGCCGCGCACACCATCACCTTCAGCAAGGACGGCTTCACCACGCGCAAGCTGTCGCCGCGCAGCAAGAGCAAGAAGAGCAAGCGCAAGCGCAGCTCCAGCAGCGACTCCTCCAGCTCCGACAGCGAGcccaagaagaagaagaaga GTAAGAAATCAAAGTCCAAGTATGACTCGGACGACAAGTTAAGCGAATGGATGTCTTCCATACAAGTTGAGCGTCTCAACGACAACGATCGGAAGCTGCtcgataatattaaaacgaG GATCACCCTCGACAAGCTGCAGAGCGCGCACCGCTCCGAGCCGCGCCGCGACCG CGAGCAGGAGCGCCGCGAATCGCGCTCGCGCGACGAGCGACGCGATGAGTCGCGTCGGCGGGAGGAGCGCCGGGAGGAGCGCCGGGAGGAGCGGCGGGAGGAGCGGCGAGAGGACGACCGCGACTCGGAGCGCCGGAGCCCGCCGCGGCAGGAGTCCAAGAAACCGGATATTCGCAAGATGCCGTTCATCG GTAAAATGCCCGTTTACAAGAACTTGAGTAAAAATTCAAAGGTCGATGAAGTGAAGAAAGAGgaacaaaagaaaaaagaagACGAGGAGGTATCGAAGAAGAGGCGAGAAGAAATGGACGCGGAGATACAAAAAAAG GTGGCGGAGTTCAAGGAGAAGATAGCCAAGGCGCAGCTGGAGCGGCAGCAGGCGGAGCTGGCGCCGCCCATGCTGCTGCCGGGCCTGCCGCTGCAGCACGCCTTCCtgccgccgcacgcgccgcccgCGCAGCCGCCGCCGCC AGCGACGAGCGCCCCGCCGCCCACGCTGCCCAAGGATTTCCAGGACGCGTTGGACATAATCTTTCCGTCGGAGGTGAAGTCCGCCGAGATGGCGCAGCAGGAGCTCTTCCCCGGGCTGCCCGGTCTGGCGCCCCCGGGTTTCCCCCCGGGATTGGGGCTGGGGGGCGTCATGCCCTCCTTCCCCCAGCTCAGTATCCTCGGCCAGCCGCCCCCCCATATGATGATGGGTTTCGACATGAACTCGCCGCTCTTCCAGCCTCGTCCGCAGCTGTACGACACGCACGTCCCGATAGTGCCGAGTCCGAAGCAGAGGCAGAATAATAAGAACAGGCAGAATCAAAACAAAAGTAACCAGGACAAAAAGAATGACAATCAGGGTAAGAATACGGCCACGGCCAATGTGAATTTAACCCCCAATCAAGCCGAGAACCAGAACACTGCGACGACTCCGACTGCACTGACTAGAATGCCGACACCCACGGTGTCCACCAAGAACAAGGAGGAACTGGACGACCTGGCCATGCTCGGCATAGATGCAGATGATGTTGGCGCTGGAATGTGA
- the LOC125077596 gene encoding zinc finger matrin-type protein CG9776 isoform X1, which translates to MSRDFSRKTYYSRERERDRDRDRDRDRDWNRHDYRFEKRRRSLSRKHSRSPPPRDPRDVDKRRSRSPRKSDKDLLDENILSEISKLPEPSELWDNQLQEGGFSGPPPQAFLQEGNSYASNYQPSYSGIYDDFPPVASMPTAPHPPEMASWNQMSLPPPPAPPVYNVEDQIKKEAAIETEMRHQKAALSKQREDYIKKAGILKKELDTLKDQRSELRGDSKRSPSPDTKRFLKENTKLQLEIQNKLKTINNVVDMLNGIIGEEAQEIHDSDESADRGSKRKSRSPSGKKFNYVYYDPEMHWCRVCNEFPPTAKEYLNHLHSPAHHKMAAAHMEAPWHSVSGVNEGFPSFPAAPTKRTPIRGLQFFVPSTAWYCKLCDQFIGDLHCASAHLKSVTHSKNYTNFVEQNPHWETDWMSDRQKAFEKARGAKGKAEEAPQYAAHTITFSKDGFTTRKLSPRSKSKKSKRKRSSSSDSSSSDSEPKKKKKSKKSKSKYDSDDKLSEWMSSIQVERLNDNDRKLLDNIKTRITLDKLQSAHRSEPRRDREQERRESRSRDERRDESRRREERREERREERREERREDDRDSERRSPPRQESKKPDIRKMPFIGKMPVYKNLSKNSKVDEVKKEEQKKKEDEEVSKKRREEMDAEIQKKVSQVAEFKEKIAKAQLERQQAELAPPMLLPGLPLQHAFLPPHAPPAQPPPPATSAPPPTLPKDFQDALDIIFPSEVKSAEMAQQELFPGLPGLAPPGFPPGLGLGGVMPSFPQLSILGQPPPHMMMGFDMNSPLFQPRPQLYDTHVPIVPSPKQRQNNKNRQNQNKSNQDKKNDNQGKNTATANVNLTPNQAENQNTATTPTALTRMPTPTVSTKNKEELDDLAMLGIDADDVGAGM; encoded by the exons atgtcacgCGATTTTTCACGTAAAACATATTATAGTCGGGAACGAGAGAGAGATCGGGATCGAGATCGCGATCGCGATCGCGATTGGAATCGTCATGATTATCGTTTTGAAAAACGCCGACGATCCTTGTCGAGGAAGCATAGCCGCAGTCCTCCCCCACGAGATCCTAGGGACGTTGATAAACGGAGAAGTCGTTCGCCGAGGAAGAGTGACAAAGACTTGCTCGATGAAAATATACTTAGTGAGATATCGAAATTGCCAGAGCCGAGTGAATTATGGGATAATCAGTTGCAAGAAGGAGGATTCTCCGGACCTCCGCCACAGGCATTCTTACAAGAA GGAAATAGTTATGCCAGCAATTATCAGCCATCATATTCAGGTATATATGATGATTTTCCACCTGTGGCTTCAATGCCAACAGCTCCCCATCCTCCAGAAATGGCATCTTGGAACCAAATGTCACTGCCACCACCACCAGCTCCTCCAGTATATAATGTTGAAGATCAGATTAAAAAAGAAG CGGCCATAGAGACCGAAATGCGTCATCAGAAAGCCGCTCTGTCGAAGCAACGCGAGGATTACATAAAGAAGGCTGGAATTCTCAAAAAGGAACTCGACACGTTGAAGGACCAACGGAGCGAACTGCGCGGGGACTCCAAGCGCTCCCCGAGCCCCGACACGAAAAGATTTCTCAAAGAGAACACCAAACTCCAG TTGGAGATCCAGAACAAACTGAAGACTATCAACAACGTTGTGGATATGTTGAACGGAATCATCGGCGAGGAGGCTCAGGAGATACACGACTCGGACGAGTCCGCTGATCGCGGATCCAAACGCAAATCGAG GTCTCCGTCGGGCAAGAAGTTCAACTATGTGTACTACGACCCGGAGATGCACTGGTGTCGCGTGTGCAACGAGTTCCCGCCGACCGCCAAGGAGTACCTCAACCATCTGCACTCGCCCGCACATCACAA GATGGCTGCGGCGCACATGGAGGCTCCTTGGCACTCCGTGTCGGGCGTCAACGAAGGCTTCCCCAGCTTCCCCGCAGCACCCACCAAGCGGACACCCATCAGAG GCCTGCAGTTCTTCGTGCCGTCGACGGCGTGGTACTGCAAGCTGTGCGACCAGTTCATCGGAGACCTGCACTGCGCCTCCGCCCACCTCAAGTCCGTCACGCACTCCAAGAACTACACC AACTTCGTGGAGCAAAATCCGCACTGGGAGACGGACTGGATGTCGGACCGGCAGAAGGCCTTCGAGAAGGCCCGCGGGGCGAAGGGCAAGGCGGAGGAGGCCCCGCAGTACGCCGCGCACACCATCACCTTCAGCAAGGACGGCTTCACCACGCGCAAGCTGTCGCCGCGCAGCAAGAGCAAGAAGAGCAAGCGCAAGCGCAGCTCCAGCAGCGACTCCTCCAGCTCCGACAGCGAGcccaagaagaagaagaaga GTAAGAAATCAAAGTCCAAGTATGACTCGGACGACAAGTTAAGCGAATGGATGTCTTCCATACAAGTTGAGCGTCTCAACGACAACGATCGGAAGCTGCtcgataatattaaaacgaG GATCACCCTCGACAAGCTGCAGAGCGCGCACCGCTCCGAGCCGCGCCGCGACCG CGAGCAGGAGCGCCGCGAATCGCGCTCGCGCGACGAGCGACGCGATGAGTCGCGTCGGCGGGAGGAGCGCCGGGAGGAGCGCCGGGAGGAGCGGCGGGAGGAGCGGCGAGAGGACGACCGCGACTCGGAGCGCCGGAGCCCGCCGCGGCAGGAGTCCAAGAAACCGGATATTCGCAAGATGCCGTTCATCG GTAAAATGCCCGTTTACAAGAACTTGAGTAAAAATTCAAAGGTCGATGAAGTGAAGAAAGAGgaacaaaagaaaaaagaagACGAGGAGGTATCGAAGAAGAGGCGAGAAGAAATGGACGCGGAGATACAAAAAAAG GTCTCACAG GTGGCGGAGTTCAAGGAGAAGATAGCCAAGGCGCAGCTGGAGCGGCAGCAGGCGGAGCTGGCGCCGCCCATGCTGCTGCCGGGCCTGCCGCTGCAGCACGCCTTCCtgccgccgcacgcgccgcccgCGCAGCCGCCGCCGCC AGCGACGAGCGCCCCGCCGCCCACGCTGCCCAAGGATTTCCAGGACGCGTTGGACATAATCTTTCCGTCGGAGGTGAAGTCCGCCGAGATGGCGCAGCAGGAGCTCTTCCCCGGGCTGCCCGGTCTGGCGCCCCCGGGTTTCCCCCCGGGATTGGGGCTGGGGGGCGTCATGCCCTCCTTCCCCCAGCTCAGTATCCTCGGCCAGCCGCCCCCCCATATGATGATGGGTTTCGACATGAACTCGCCGCTCTTCCAGCCTCGTCCGCAGCTGTACGACACGCACGTCCCGATAGTGCCGAGTCCGAAGCAGAGGCAGAATAATAAGAACAGGCAGAATCAAAACAAAAGTAACCAGGACAAAAAGAATGACAATCAGGGTAAGAATACGGCCACGGCCAATGTGAATTTAACCCCCAATCAAGCCGAGAACCAGAACACTGCGACGACTCCGACTGCACTGACTAGAATGCCGACACCCACGGTGTCCACCAAGAACAAGGAGGAACTGGACGACCTGGCCATGCTCGGCATAGATGCAGATGATGTTGGCGCTGGAATGTGA